A single region of the Granulicella aggregans genome encodes:
- a CDS encoding phosphatidate cytidylyltransferase, with amino-acid sequence MKRILTAVVLIAVVFAIIFFGQLWLITLFAALVAELAAFEYLQLAKHSGAKIPLWWMTGATAMVFVAGYAWPTDAQLPLLSALALILFAVVGFRARLERVLSDAAIGLFGLIYIAYSLALIPPIWNRDDGKPLLLFLMICVWAGDIAALYIGKNFGKRKLAPRLSPGKTWEGSIASLAGSMIVAGLLFWLGSALSDRGNMVLHIQEPFWQLMLLAIVINAAAQLGDLLESAIKRGAGVKDSGTMLPGHGGILDRIDALLLAAPVLWYALLIKDWLHLGRF; translated from the coding sequence ATGAAACGAATCCTGACCGCCGTAGTCCTTATCGCCGTTGTCTTCGCCATCATCTTCTTTGGCCAGCTTTGGTTGATCACCCTCTTCGCCGCGCTCGTGGCTGAACTCGCCGCCTTCGAGTACCTCCAGCTTGCGAAACACTCCGGAGCGAAGATCCCGCTGTGGTGGATGACCGGGGCGACGGCGATGGTCTTCGTCGCCGGGTATGCGTGGCCCACCGACGCGCAACTCCCGCTCCTAAGCGCTCTCGCCCTGATCCTCTTTGCCGTGGTCGGCTTCCGGGCGCGGCTGGAGCGCGTTCTGTCTGACGCCGCCATCGGCCTATTCGGTCTCATCTACATCGCCTACTCGCTCGCGCTGATTCCGCCCATCTGGAACCGCGACGACGGCAAGCCGCTGCTGCTCTTCCTGATGATCTGCGTCTGGGCCGGTGACATTGCGGCGCTCTACATCGGCAAGAACTTCGGCAAGCGCAAGCTCGCTCCCCGGCTGAGCCCAGGCAAGACCTGGGAAGGTTCGATCGCTAGCCTCGCCGGTTCGATGATCGTTGCCGGCCTGCTCTTTTGGCTCGGCAGCGCGCTCTCCGACCGCGGCAATATGGTGCTCCACATCCAGGAGCCGTTCTGGCAGTTGATGCTGCTGGCCATTGTGATCAACGCCGCCGCCCAGCTTGGCGATCTGCTCGAATCCGCCATCAAGCGTGGAGCCGGGGTGAAAGATTCCGGGACGATGCTTCCCGGGCACGGCGGCATCCTCGACCGTATCGATGCGCTGCTGCTGGCCGCGCCCGTTCTCTGGTACGCGCTCCTTATCAAGGACTGGCTACATCTTGGGCGCTTCTAG
- a CDS encoding 1-deoxy-D-xylulose-5-phosphate reductoisomerase, which yields MKKKKLAILGSTGSIGTSTLSIVESFPNRYEVEALVAGRNHAAILSQCLRWRPKVVAVATEELAAELSIQLRAAGLAETQVLWGTSGATFAATLPDVDFVVSAIVGVAGLEATYAAVCAGKTIGLANKECLVAAGELIIAAARTHGAALIPIDSEHNAVHQCMRGGTHAEVRQIWLTASGGPFRSTPAVDFETITPAQALKHPTWVMGQRITIDSATMMNKGFEVIEACRLFQLPPEKVRVTVHPQSTIHSLVEFVDGSILAQLSVTDMRLPILYALAYPERVPSDLTFDLASLSYLNFSPPDLDRFPCLRLAYEAAAVGGSSCVALNAADEVAVAAFLKGEIPFMGIPRTIEKVLTETPATHPASIAEVLAVDEWARIYATGVVQSYRAVRV from the coding sequence GTGAAGAAGAAGAAACTAGCCATTTTGGGGTCGACGGGTTCCATTGGGACCAGCACCCTATCCATCGTCGAAAGCTTCCCAAATCGCTACGAGGTGGAGGCTCTGGTCGCGGGTAGAAACCACGCGGCGATCCTGTCACAGTGTCTTCGCTGGCGTCCGAAGGTCGTCGCCGTGGCGACCGAAGAGTTGGCCGCAGAACTCTCCATCCAGCTTCGCGCCGCAGGCCTCGCCGAGACGCAGGTTCTCTGGGGAACGTCCGGCGCCACCTTCGCCGCCACGCTTCCCGATGTGGATTTCGTCGTCTCGGCGATCGTCGGTGTCGCTGGACTGGAGGCTACCTACGCGGCGGTCTGCGCCGGAAAGACCATCGGCCTGGCGAACAAAGAGTGCCTCGTCGCCGCCGGCGAACTCATCATCGCCGCCGCCCGCACCCACGGTGCCGCACTCATTCCCATCGACTCTGAACACAACGCCGTGCATCAGTGCATGCGCGGAGGCACGCACGCTGAAGTCCGGCAGATCTGGCTCACAGCCTCCGGCGGCCCGTTCCGCAGCACGCCCGCCGTCGACTTCGAGACGATTACACCCGCGCAGGCGCTCAAGCACCCGACGTGGGTGATGGGCCAGCGCATCACCATCGACTCCGCTACGATGATGAATAAGGGCTTCGAGGTCATCGAGGCCTGCCGCCTCTTCCAGCTTCCGCCGGAAAAAGTCCGCGTCACCGTTCATCCGCAGTCCACCATCCACTCGCTCGTGGAGTTCGTCGACGGCAGCATCCTCGCGCAGCTCTCCGTGACCGACATGCGCCTCCCCATCCTTTACGCCCTGGCGTATCCGGAGCGCGTGCCCTCCGACCTCACCTTCGACCTCGCCAGCCTGAGCTATCTCAACTTTTCGCCCCCGGATCTTGACCGCTTCCCCTGCCTGCGCCTAGCCTACGAGGCCGCTGCGGTTGGTGGATCCTCCTGCGTCGCCCTCAACGCTGCTGACGAAGTTGCAGTCGCCGCCTTCCTTAAGGGGGAGATCCCCTTCATGGGCATCCCGCGTACAATCGAGAAGGTGCTTACGGAGACTCCAGCAACCCATCCCGCGTCGATTGCCGAGGTGCTCGCGGTCGACGAATGGGCCCGGATATACGCCACGGGAGTCGTCCAAAGCTACAGGGCTGTTCGCGTTTGA
- the rseP gene encoding RIP metalloprotease RseP has translation MIATIVELLVVLGIMVLVHEFGHFAVAKLCGVRVETFAIGFGKKLVGIRRGGTDYQINVLPLGGYVKMSGDTPGEAPSGDPGDFNAHPRWQRMLIALAGPVANFILAVFILTIVAMFHHEIDDYLSGPAINDYTVRDTPAAKAGIGPGDRIVHYVDVDNPDWEAIAMRSLLNMNRNVPFSYIHDGRRVDTTIQVAATEADASSGDIIGLLQHLGVVPRAQNMPVTVVEVVPNMPAAKAGLKPGDQIVSIDGVEVHSVAMLLAYMQDEKGKPSQLAILRNGAPQILPVTPEQTTSDGTKGYRLGFTFVRPPVHVDRLPLGAAVAESSQENLKSAMMIRDVLKGMAERRVSPKSLQGPIGIGQQVGMAARDSIWTLLRLMAMISINLGIFNLLPIPILDGGMILFLLIESAMRRDINQQLKERVYQVAFVCLVVFAVMVIFNDVTKLPLFSKLKP, from the coding sequence ATGATCGCTACGATCGTTGAGTTGTTAGTCGTTCTCGGAATCATGGTGCTGGTGCATGAGTTTGGCCACTTTGCCGTCGCCAAGCTCTGCGGTGTTCGCGTCGAAACCTTCGCCATCGGCTTCGGCAAGAAGCTCGTCGGCATCCGTCGCGGCGGCACCGATTACCAGATCAACGTCCTTCCGCTCGGCGGCTATGTCAAGATGTCGGGCGACACGCCCGGCGAAGCTCCCAGCGGCGATCCCGGCGACTTCAACGCGCATCCTCGCTGGCAGCGGATGCTGATCGCCCTGGCCGGCCCGGTCGCGAACTTCATCCTCGCGGTCTTCATCCTGACCATCGTCGCGATGTTTCACCACGAGATCGACGACTACCTCTCCGGCCCCGCCATCAACGACTACACCGTGCGCGACACCCCCGCCGCGAAGGCCGGTATCGGACCCGGCGACAGGATCGTCCACTACGTCGACGTCGACAATCCGGACTGGGAAGCGATCGCCATGCGGTCGCTGCTGAACATGAACCGCAACGTCCCCTTCTCGTACATCCACGATGGGAGACGGGTCGACACCACCATCCAGGTAGCCGCCACCGAAGCCGACGCCTCCTCGGGCGACATCATCGGCCTGCTCCAGCACCTCGGCGTCGTGCCGCGTGCGCAGAACATGCCCGTCACCGTCGTCGAAGTCGTGCCGAACATGCCCGCCGCCAAGGCTGGTCTGAAGCCAGGTGACCAGATCGTCTCGATCGATGGTGTCGAGGTCCACAGCGTCGCCATGCTGCTCGCCTACATGCAGGACGAGAAGGGCAAGCCTTCCCAGTTGGCGATCCTGCGCAACGGCGCGCCCCAGATCCTTCCCGTGACTCCGGAGCAGACCACCTCCGATGGAACCAAGGGCTACCGCCTCGGATTCACCTTCGTTCGCCCCCCGGTGCATGTTGATCGTCTGCCACTCGGCGCTGCCGTCGCCGAGTCCTCGCAGGAGAACCTGAAGTCCGCGATGATGATTCGCGATGTTCTGAAGGGTATGGCCGAGCGCCGTGTCTCGCCGAAGTCTCTGCAAGGCCCGATCGGTATCGGCCAGCAGGTCGGCATGGCCGCCCGCGACAGCATCTGGACGCTGCTCCGCCTGATGGCGATGATCTCGATCAACCTCGGCATCTTCAACCTGCTGCCCATACCGATCCTCGACGGCGGCATGATCCTTTTCCTGCTCATCGAGTCGGCCATGCGCCGCGATATCAATCAGCAGTTGAAGGAACGCGTCTACCAGGTCGCGTTCGTCTGCCTGGTCGTCTTCGCGGTGATGGTGATCTTCAACGACGTCACCAAGCTGCCCCTCTTCAGCAAGCTCAAGCCTTAA
- a CDS encoding phosphoesterase: MNCQVFYHDHCFDGACSASLFTRFHRECIRTVDTYSYQGLVHKANGVMNEEDFTGDENAIVDFKYDPSPKLTWWFDHHQSAFLTPEYKAHFEAGQADGSQKLRQFFDPNYISCTGFIAHIASTNFGFDIAPLKELIYWANIVDGAKYESAESAVEMAEPAMKLTLIIESSPDATVIPKLIPLLTSMPLGDIVELAFIQEALGPLMQQHLGAIELIKSRATVEKGVLTFDITDQPTEGYSKFIPYYLHPEATYVVGLSKSSFRTKISVGTNPWTKLGPSHLVNLAAICERYGGGGHARVGAISFKPEQENEARAAAAEVAAELKAAEVK, translated from the coding sequence GTGAACTGCCAGGTTTTCTATCACGATCATTGTTTCGACGGAGCCTGCTCCGCCTCGCTGTTCACGCGGTTTCATCGCGAGTGCATTCGCACGGTGGACACCTACTCTTACCAGGGGTTGGTCCACAAGGCGAACGGTGTGATGAATGAGGAGGATTTCACGGGCGATGAGAACGCGATCGTCGACTTCAAGTACGATCCTTCGCCGAAGCTGACGTGGTGGTTCGACCATCACCAAAGCGCGTTTCTGACGCCGGAGTACAAGGCCCACTTCGAGGCCGGGCAGGCGGATGGATCGCAGAAGCTGCGACAGTTCTTCGATCCCAACTACATCTCCTGCACTGGGTTTATCGCGCATATCGCATCAACCAACTTTGGGTTCGATATCGCGCCATTGAAGGAACTGATCTACTGGGCAAACATCGTCGACGGGGCGAAGTATGAGAGCGCGGAGTCGGCGGTGGAGATGGCCGAGCCGGCGATGAAATTGACCCTGATCATCGAGAGCTCGCCGGATGCGACGGTTATCCCGAAGCTGATTCCTTTGCTAACTTCGATGCCGCTGGGGGATATTGTCGAGTTGGCATTTATTCAGGAGGCTCTTGGGCCGTTGATGCAGCAGCATCTTGGTGCGATTGAGCTGATCAAGAGCCGCGCGACGGTCGAGAAGGGTGTGTTGACGTTCGATATCACCGATCAGCCGACGGAAGGGTATAGCAAGTTCATCCCGTACTACCTGCATCCTGAGGCGACGTATGTGGTGGGGTTGAGCAAGTCGTCGTTCCGGACGAAGATCTCGGTGGGGACGAACCCCTGGACGAAGCTGGGTCCGAGCCACCTGGTGAATCTCGCTGCGATCTGCGAGCGGTATGGCGGCGGCGGTCACGCACGTGTGGGAGCGATCAGCTTCAAGCCGGAGCAGGAGAATGAGGCGAGGGCGGCTGCGGCGGAGGTTGCGGCGGAGTTGAAGGCGGCTGAAGTGAAGTAG
- a CDS encoding CPBP family intramembrane glutamic endopeptidase, whose amino-acid sequence MNEESSHQPPQSTLQTGGDSAARGFSSSSPDPFGLFLGPDGLRPAWCLLLFLAIAYCVYLFSGSMLISAPAVYRALRATAGRPSTLLTLLVNDGPLLLAVVVASWTMSAIEDRPIGSYGLGGARRITLLLAGFAWGATSLSLFLAFLWKAGWLVFDGRLLTGGEIPKQAAIWIVGFALVSLTEEYTMRGYLQFTLAHTISAFFDSSLGANRSRALGFWTTALFLSFLFGAGHSNNPGESPIGLLSAGLIGLVFCLSLWRTGSLWWALGFHASWDWAQSFLFGVADSGTMVQGHLLATHPAGKVLMSGGATGPEGSIFVLPVLAAVTLIVLLTLPQRQSSA is encoded by the coding sequence TTGAACGAAGAATCATCGCATCAGCCTCCCCAATCGACTCTCCAGACTGGTGGAGATTCTGCAGCAAGGGGTTTTTCGAGTTCCTCGCCCGACCCATTCGGCCTCTTCCTCGGCCCCGACGGTCTCCGGCCCGCATGGTGCCTGCTTCTCTTCCTCGCGATTGCCTACTGCGTCTATCTCTTCTCCGGCTCGATGCTCATCTCCGCGCCTGCAGTCTATCGGGCACTTCGCGCCACTGCCGGAAGGCCTTCGACGCTGCTCACGCTCCTGGTGAACGATGGCCCTCTGCTGCTGGCAGTCGTCGTCGCATCTTGGACCATGTCCGCCATTGAAGACCGTCCGATCGGCAGCTACGGCCTTGGAGGAGCGCGTCGAATCACTCTTCTCCTGGCCGGCTTCGCCTGGGGAGCAACCTCGCTCTCTCTGTTCCTCGCGTTCCTCTGGAAGGCAGGATGGCTGGTCTTCGACGGGCGCCTCCTCACTGGCGGTGAGATACCGAAACAGGCGGCGATCTGGATCGTAGGCTTCGCGCTCGTCAGCCTCACGGAGGAGTACACCATGCGCGGCTATCTCCAGTTCACCCTCGCCCACACCATCAGCGCCTTCTTCGACTCCAGTCTTGGAGCCAATCGCAGCCGCGCACTCGGGTTCTGGACGACCGCTCTGTTCCTCTCATTTCTCTTCGGCGCGGGCCATAGCAACAATCCAGGCGAATCGCCCATCGGCCTGCTCTCCGCAGGACTCATCGGTCTCGTCTTCTGTCTCTCACTTTGGCGGACGGGTTCGCTCTGGTGGGCGCTCGGATTCCACGCCTCGTGGGACTGGGCACAGTCATTCCTCTTCGGCGTAGCCGATAGCGGAACAATGGTCCAAGGGCACCTGCTCGCAACACATCCAGCAGGAAAAGTGCTGATGAGCGGTGGCGCGACCGGCCCGGAGGGGAGCATCTTCGTCCTGCCGGTTCTGGCAGCCGTGACCCTCATCGTGTTGCTCACCCTCCCGCAAAGGCAGTCCAGCGCATAA
- a CDS encoding penicillin acylase family protein — protein sequence MDSNSRAQELPASNRISPRKPRRAKLWLAGFAFLLFLLVIASICGFFYARHWMRASLHDSLPQLDGTLTVTGLSAPVTVARDAHGVPHITAASMEDLVFAQAYITASDRLWQMDALRRHAAGTLAEILGSGLVEHDTMQRTLQLRAAADRALAILPADQKHWLDVYAAGVNASIAAQNDHLPIEFKILRYTPEPWTPRDSLLVGIAMFQDLTTTFPDELDREALSAKLSPDLLADLYPVGSWRDHPVGQPAVDLTAPQPEIEQVPLDESQSRLNFEDRLRELQHAKATLAQVSARYACEGCVSGSNGWAVSGAKTASGKPLLSSDMHLSHNVPGIWYMASLESGSFHVSGVTLPGTPFVIVGHNQHVAWGFTNLGAKVQDLYVEQTRGRGSNAEFQTTDGSWHPLLHQSEVIKVKGGKDIDLDVTLTLHGNMATPILSLIYPHEKRKVALRWTLYDPANVSSPFFAINSASDWKSLCAAASLFGGPAQNLQYADDQGHIGYHAIGRVPVRGSMTTPTQLSPVPTDGRDPLGEWVGYIPFESMPQSYDPPGGIVATANSRVTPDGYPFPITLDWAEPYRNERIWKVLQAKSGLKPADMLALQTDVYSDFDKVVAQRLAYAIDHANVDSTHDAAKAKRLHKAADILRIWDGTVAIDSSAAAITDAARRAFWPLVLGPKLGVSEAQASSTEKDNPVNLYGWGEKLYAEEQIIVHQPARWLPAKDADWNALLTAAVEKGLADEKAPSDLEKWHYGNVRPVDIEHPILSQSPALRLILGMPVGTGVQPQSGDGSTVKQVGRKFGPSERLTVDFGDLDQSTLNVVLGESPNPESPWFMDQWPFWYHGTTLPMPFSQAATTSATAHTLTLTP from the coding sequence ATGGACTCCAACTCACGCGCTCAAGAACTTCCAGCCTCCAACAGAATCTCGCCACGCAAGCCCCGCCGCGCAAAGCTCTGGCTCGCGGGCTTTGCCTTCCTTCTCTTCCTCCTCGTGATCGCGTCCATCTGCGGCTTCTTCTACGCGCGCCACTGGATGCGGGCCTCGCTGCACGACAGCCTCCCGCAGCTCGACGGCACGCTCACGGTCACGGGCCTCTCCGCGCCCGTCACCGTCGCACGCGACGCCCACGGTGTCCCCCACATCACCGCAGCCTCGATGGAAGACCTCGTCTTCGCCCAGGCCTACATCACCGCCAGCGACCGCCTCTGGCAGATGGACGCGCTGCGCCGCCACGCCGCCGGAACCCTCGCCGAGATCCTCGGCAGCGGTCTCGTCGAGCACGACACCATGCAGCGCACCCTGCAACTGCGAGCCGCCGCCGACCGCGCCCTCGCCATCCTTCCCGCCGACCAGAAACACTGGCTCGACGTCTACGCCGCTGGCGTCAATGCCTCCATCGCCGCACAGAACGATCACCTCCCAATCGAATTCAAGATCCTCCGCTATACGCCTGAACCCTGGACGCCGCGCGACTCCCTGCTCGTCGGTATCGCGATGTTCCAGGACCTAACCACCACCTTCCCTGACGAACTCGACCGCGAAGCGCTATCCGCAAAGCTCTCGCCCGACCTCCTCGCCGACCTCTATCCCGTGGGCTCCTGGCGCGACCATCCCGTCGGCCAGCCCGCCGTTGATCTCACCGCCCCGCAGCCCGAGATCGAACAGGTTCCGCTCGACGAGTCGCAAAGCCGTCTGAACTTCGAAGACCGCCTCCGGGAACTTCAACACGCTAAGGCCACGCTCGCCCAGGTCTCTGCCCGCTACGCCTGCGAAGGCTGCGTCTCAGGCTCGAACGGGTGGGCCGTCTCCGGCGCGAAGACCGCATCCGGCAAGCCGCTGCTCTCCAGCGACATGCACCTCTCGCATAATGTTCCCGGCATCTGGTACATGGCCAGTCTGGAGTCCGGCAGCTTTCACGTCTCCGGCGTGACGCTGCCCGGAACGCCGTTCGTCATCGTCGGCCACAACCAGCACGTCGCCTGGGGATTCACCAACCTCGGCGCGAAGGTGCAGGACCTCTATGTCGAACAGACTCGCGGTAGAGGTTCGAACGCGGAGTTCCAGACCACCGACGGAAGCTGGCATCCTCTGCTGCACCAGTCCGAAGTCATCAAGGTGAAGGGTGGCAAGGACATCGATCTCGACGTGACCTTGACCCTGCACGGCAACATGGCCACGCCGATCCTATCGCTCATCTATCCGCACGAGAAGCGCAAAGTCGCCCTGCGCTGGACGCTCTATGACCCTGCTAACGTCTCGTCGCCCTTCTTCGCCATCAACTCGGCCAGCGACTGGAAGAGCCTCTGCGCCGCCGCCTCGCTCTTCGGCGGCCCCGCGCAGAATCTGCAGTATGCCGACGATCAGGGCCATATCGGCTACCACGCCATCGGCCGCGTCCCAGTGCGCGGTTCCATGACCACGCCAACGCAATTGAGTCCCGTTCCCACCGATGGACGCGATCCCCTCGGCGAATGGGTCGGCTACATCCCCTTCGAGTCCATGCCGCAGTCCTACGATCCACCCGGTGGCATTGTCGCCACGGCAAACTCGCGCGTCACGCCCGACGGGTATCCATTCCCCATTACCCTCGACTGGGCCGAACCGTATCGCAACGAGCGCATCTGGAAGGTCCTCCAAGCAAAGTCGGGCCTCAAGCCAGCCGACATGCTCGCCCTGCAGACCGACGTCTACTCCGACTTCGACAAGGTCGTCGCCCAACGCCTCGCATACGCCATTGACCACGCAAACGTAGACTCAACCCATGACGCCGCCAAAGCGAAGCGCCTGCACAAGGCTGCCGATATCCTTCGCATCTGGGACGGCACCGTCGCCATCGATAGCTCAGCCGCCGCCATCACCGATGCCGCTCGCCGCGCCTTCTGGCCGCTCGTGCTTGGACCAAAGCTCGGTGTATCGGAAGCTCAAGCCTCAAGCACGGAGAAAGACAACCCGGTCAATCTCTACGGCTGGGGCGAGAAGCTCTACGCCGAGGAGCAGATCATCGTCCACCAACCCGCACGATGGCTCCCGGCAAAGGACGCGGACTGGAACGCGCTGCTCACCGCCGCCGTTGAGAAAGGGCTGGCCGACGAAAAGGCACCCTCCGACCTAGAGAAGTGGCACTACGGCAACGTCCGCCCAGTCGATATCGAACACCCCATCCTCTCGCAGTCTCCCGCGCTTCGCCTGATCCTGGGCATGCCCGTCGGCACTGGAGTTCAACCCCAAAGCGGCGACGGCTCCACGGTCAAGCAGGTAGGCCGCAAGTTCGGCCCGTCAGAACGACTCACCGTCGACTTTGGCGACCTCGATCAATCCACCCTGAACGTCGTGCTCGGCGAATCTCCCAACCCCGAGAGCCCATGGTTCATGGACCAATGGCCCTTCTGGTACCACGGCACTACCTTGCCCATGCCGTTCTCGCAAGCGGCCACAACCTCAGCGACGGCGCACACCCTCACTCTAACTCCGTAA
- a CDS encoding MOSC domain-containing protein, giving the protein MSKVVSVSLNGKHTFSKKTADRITLLAGLGVEGDAHCGVLVKHRYHVRKDPTRPNLCQVHLLHAELFTELAAKGIAIAPGDMGENVTTSGLDLLSLPTSTLLKIGASAVVEITGLRNPCIQMNDLRPGLMHAVIEHNRGSKPRMKAGIMGIVIAGGVVQPGDTIQVELPPQPWRPMVCI; this is encoded by the coding sequence ATGTCCAAGGTAGTCTCAGTCAGCCTCAACGGCAAACACACCTTCAGCAAGAAGACTGCGGACCGGATCACCCTCCTGGCTGGACTTGGTGTTGAAGGGGACGCGCACTGCGGCGTTCTGGTAAAGCATCGCTACCACGTAAGGAAAGACCCGACACGACCCAACCTCTGCCAGGTCCACCTCCTGCACGCAGAGCTCTTCACCGAACTCGCCGCGAAGGGAATCGCCATCGCCCCCGGCGATATGGGTGAAAATGTCACCACCTCTGGCCTAGACCTGCTCAGCCTTCCCACCAGCACTTTGCTCAAGATCGGCGCAAGCGCGGTCGTCGAAATCACCGGTCTTCGCAATCCCTGCATACAGATGAACGATCTCCGCCCTGGCCTGATGCATGCGGTGATCGAGCACAACCGCGGCAGCAAGCCCCGCATGAAGGCCGGCATCATGGGCATTGTGATCGCGGGCGGTGTTGTCCAACCCGGCGACACCATCCAAGTCGAACTGCCACCGCAACCTTGGCGTCCGATGGTCTGCATCTGA